The DNA window CTATCAAAAAATTTATTTAAAATGTTCAAAATCGCAACAAACGTAAATTTATATAAATTTAACATTTCATCATAAATCCTTTATTTACAGTACCTCATCACCCTTTTCGAACTATGACAACTATTTTATTGTCCTTATTCCAATAATCACAGCAACCACACCTATCTTTTTATTCTATATAATGAATTAAATAAATCAATTACACATTTTTAAAATTTTATCTTAAAAAAACACGATATAGTAAGCATTATCTCACAATAAAGTTTATTTCATAAAAACAGGCGACATTTTTTCTTTCCTTATAATTATCGTAAATTTGTATACAACTTACTTTAATTTTAAAAAAATAATACACGTAATATGTCAAAAGCAATTTCGCAAGTACCATTAGCGGTAAATGAACCTGTAAATTCATATGAACCGGGATCTCCGGAAGTTAAAAGCCTTATCAGCACATATAAAAAAATGTGGGCTGAAAAAGTTGAAATTCCAATGGTCATTAACGGAAAGGAAGTAAAAACTGATCTTAAAGTACAACTTCAGTCTCCACAGGATCATGCTCATGACTTCGGATTTTACTATCAAGGTGGTATGCAACATGTGGATGACGCTATCAACGCGGCATTAGCAGCTAAAAAAGAATGGAACGAGCTAGGTTGGGAACAACGTGCAGCAATTTTCTTAAAGGCGGCTGATCTTTTGGCTGGTCCTTACAGAGATGTGATTAATGCAGCTACGATGATCGGACAGTCTAAAAATGTACACCAGGCTGAAATTGATGCTGCTTGTGAGTTCATTGATTTCTTAAGATTCAACGTAGAATTCATGACAGAAATGTATGCTGAACAGCCGGTTTCTGACAATGGAATCTGGAACCGTGTTGAATACAGACCATTAGAAGGATTCTGTTTTGCAGTAACTCCATTCAACTTTACAGCGATCTCAGGAAACCTTCCTACTTGTATGGCTATGCTAGGAAACGTAGTAGTTTGGAAGCCTTCCGACAAGCAGGTTTATTCTGCAAAAGTAATCATGGATGTATTAATCGAAGCTGGTCTTCCGGCTGGGGTTATCAACATGATCTTTACAGATGGAAAAGAAACAGCTGAAAAAGTATTGGCACACAGAGATTTTGCTGGTCTTCACTTCACAGGTTCTACGAAAGTATTCCAGGGAATGTGGAAAATGATCGGTGATAATATCCACAACTACAGAACTTACCCAAGAATCGTTGGAGAAACAGGTGGTAAAGATTTTGTAATCGCTCACCCTTCTGCTAACGTAGAAGCTGTAGCAACTGCTTTAGTAAGAGGTGCTTTCGAATATCAGGGACAGAAATGTTCTGCAGCTTCAAGAGCTTATGTTCCTAAGTCTCTTTGGGCTGATGTGAAAAAAGTAATGGAAGCTCAGATGAGCACCATTAAAATCGGTTCTCCAGAAGATACATCTAACTTTGTAAATGCAGTAATCGATAAAAACTCTTTCGAAAAATGTAAAGGATACATCGACAGAGCTAATGCTTCAGGTGAAGCTACCGTTGCAATCGGTGGAAAATATGATGATGCTAAAGGATGGTTCGTACACCCTACAGTAATCGAAACAACAAACCCTCAATACGAAAGTATGGTAGAAGAGATCTTCGGCCCAATCTTATCTGTATTTGTTTACGAAGATCAGGACTGGAAAGAAACTCTAAAAGTAGTTGATTCTTCTTCTCCTTATTCATTGACAGGTTCCGTGTTCTCTCAGGATCGTTATGCAATCGCTGAAGCGTATAAAGCTTTGGAAAATGCATCAGGAAACTTCTACATCAACGACAAACCAACCGGTGCCGTTGTAGGACAACAGCCTTTCGGTGGTGGTAGAGCTTCAGGAACAAACGATAAAGCAGGTTCTAAAATGAATCTTCTAAGATGGACGTCTGTAAGAAGTGTGAAAGAAACTTTTGTTTCTCCAAAGAACTACAAATATCCATACCTAGGATAATTTATAAGTAATT is part of the Chryseobacterium lactis genome and encodes:
- the pruA gene encoding L-glutamate gamma-semialdehyde dehydrogenase, which translates into the protein MSKAISQVPLAVNEPVNSYEPGSPEVKSLISTYKKMWAEKVEIPMVINGKEVKTDLKVQLQSPQDHAHDFGFYYQGGMQHVDDAINAALAAKKEWNELGWEQRAAIFLKAADLLAGPYRDVINAATMIGQSKNVHQAEIDAACEFIDFLRFNVEFMTEMYAEQPVSDNGIWNRVEYRPLEGFCFAVTPFNFTAISGNLPTCMAMLGNVVVWKPSDKQVYSAKVIMDVLIEAGLPAGVINMIFTDGKETAEKVLAHRDFAGLHFTGSTKVFQGMWKMIGDNIHNYRTYPRIVGETGGKDFVIAHPSANVEAVATALVRGAFEYQGQKCSAASRAYVPKSLWADVKKVMEAQMSTIKIGSPEDTSNFVNAVIDKNSFEKCKGYIDRANASGEATVAIGGKYDDAKGWFVHPTVIETTNPQYESMVEEIFGPILSVFVYEDQDWKETLKVVDSSSPYSLTGSVFSQDRYAIAEAYKALENASGNFYINDKPTGAVVGQQPFGGGRASGTNDKAGSKMNLLRWTSVRSVKETFVSPKNYKYPYLG